A single Thiohalobacter thiocyanaticus DNA region contains:
- a CDS encoding response regulator transcription factor — MKALVIEDEAALREQLGASLREQGYAVDAAGDGEEGLYLAREYSPDIAIIDLGLPGVAGVEVIRRLRAEGAGLPILILTARGRWQDKVEGLEAGADDYLVKPFETEELLARLRALLRRSGGWSQAQLRCGAVTLDPAAQQVAVDDRPVELTAYEYRLLHYLMLHAGKVMSKTELTEHIYEQDFDRDSNTIEVFIGRLRRKLDPDGTLQPIETVRGRGYRLALAREA; from the coding sequence ATGAAGGCGCTGGTGATCGAGGACGAGGCCGCCCTGCGCGAACAGCTCGGCGCCAGTCTGCGCGAGCAGGGCTATGCCGTCGATGCCGCCGGTGACGGCGAGGAGGGCCTGTACCTGGCGCGTGAGTATTCCCCCGACATCGCCATCATCGACCTGGGCCTGCCGGGCGTAGCCGGAGTCGAGGTAATCCGCCGCCTGCGGGCCGAGGGCGCGGGTCTGCCCATCCTGATTCTGACCGCGCGCGGGCGCTGGCAGGACAAGGTCGAGGGTCTGGAGGCCGGTGCCGACGACTACCTGGTCAAACCCTTCGAGACCGAGGAGCTGCTGGCCCGGCTGCGTGCCCTGCTGCGGCGCAGCGGCGGCTGGAGCCAGGCGCAGCTGCGCTGCGGGGCGGTGACGCTGGACCCGGCCGCCCAGCAGGTAGCGGTCGACGACCGTCCGGTTGAGCTGACCGCCTATGAGTACCGTCTGCTGCACTATCTGATGCTGCACGCCGGCAAGGTGATGTCCAAGACCGAGTTGACCGAGCACATCTACGAGCAGGACTTCGACCGCGACAGCAACACCATCGAGGTCTTCATCGGCCGGCTGCGGCGCAAGCTGGATCCGGACGGCACCCTGCAGCCCATCGAGACGGTGCGCGGGCGCGGTTACCGGCTGGCGCTGGCGCGCGAGGCATGA
- a CDS encoding ATP-binding protein: MNSLKARLVLAGVMILAAFLGLTGLALDQAFQASAREGVRAKLQAQVYGLLGALELDAGGRVQMPDQYPDQRLQQPGSGSYAQVIAAGPGQSAAPVWSSRSLLGRELGYHHVPLDSGQIHFERTALGRDGLFELRFGVVWEYAPARSRELVLRVLESDAAYRGQLWQFRRSLVLWLGVAGAILLLMQVLVLQWGLRPLRRIPADLQRIHAGEAEALGGHYPHELRPLTENLNEFIRAERTRGQRYRDAMADLAHSLKTPLAVIRGAVGQSREAELNQVIGEQTARMQEIVDYQLQRAALAGRGGLRKRVNLYTTLQRIRDSLSKVYADKQLEFELRVDPAQELAIEAGDLMELLGNLLDNACKWAVARVRVSAGIDAAELRLSVEDDGPGIDAADRDRILQRGVRADEATPGHGIGLAMVRDIVQAYGGRLEIDASAELGGARLVLVLPRTA; this comes from the coding sequence ATGAATTCGCTCAAGGCCCGGCTGGTCCTGGCCGGGGTGATGATCCTTGCCGCCTTTCTCGGCCTGACCGGCCTGGCCCTGGACCAGGCCTTCCAGGCCAGCGCCCGGGAAGGGGTGCGGGCCAAGCTGCAGGCCCAGGTCTACGGCCTGCTCGGGGCGCTGGAACTGGATGCCGGCGGCCGGGTGCAGATGCCCGACCAGTATCCCGACCAGCGTCTGCAGCAGCCCGGCTCCGGCAGCTATGCCCAGGTGATCGCCGCCGGCCCCGGTCAGTCCGCCGCACCGGTCTGGTCCTCGCGTTCCCTGTTGGGCCGCGAACTGGGCTATCACCATGTCCCGCTGGATTCCGGCCAGATCCATTTCGAGCGTACCGCCCTCGGCCGGGACGGTCTGTTCGAGCTGCGTTTCGGCGTGGTGTGGGAATACGCCCCGGCCAGGAGCCGCGAACTGGTACTGCGGGTGCTGGAGTCGGATGCGGCATACCGCGGCCAGCTGTGGCAGTTCCGGCGCAGTCTGGTGCTGTGGCTGGGCGTTGCCGGCGCCATCCTGCTGCTGATGCAGGTGCTGGTGCTGCAGTGGGGGCTGCGTCCGCTGCGGCGCATCCCGGCCGATCTGCAGCGCATCCACGCCGGTGAGGCCGAGGCCCTGGGGGGGCACTATCCCCACGAACTGCGCCCGTTGACCGAGAACCTCAACGAATTCATCCGCGCCGAACGTACCCGCGGGCAGCGCTACCGCGACGCCATGGCCGATCTTGCCCACAGTCTCAAGACCCCGCTGGCCGTGATCCGCGGCGCGGTGGGCCAGTCCCGGGAAGCGGAGCTGAACCAGGTGATCGGTGAGCAGACCGCGCGCATGCAGGAGATCGTCGATTATCAGCTGCAGCGTGCCGCCCTGGCCGGACGCGGCGGTCTGCGTAAACGGGTGAACCTGTACACCACGCTGCAGCGGATCAGGGATTCGCTGAGCAAGGTCTACGCTGACAAGCAGCTTGAATTCGAACTCCGGGTCGATCCGGCACAGGAACTGGCGATCGAGGCCGGTGACCTGATGGAACTGCTCGGCAACCTGCTGGACAACGCCTGCAAATGGGCCGTCGCCCGGGTGCGGGTGAGTGCCGGGATCGACGCTGCCGAACTGCGGCTGAGTGTCGAGGACGACGGACCGGGTATCGACGCGGCCGACCGCGACCGCATCCTGCAGCGCGGGGTGCGGGCAGACGAGGCCACTCCCGGGCATGGCATCGGCCTGGCCATGGTGCGGGATATCGTTCAGGCCTATGGCGGCCGGCTGGAAATCGACGCCAGTGCGGAACTGGGCGGGGCCCGGCTGGTGCTGGTGCTGCCGCGCACGGCGTGA
- a CDS encoding glutaredoxin domain-containing protein, with protein MARLTVYSTGHCPICDKSKALLAKWGIAYDEIRIDGDPAALREFSRITQGARMVPQFTVDGEWIGGFADLTELHMEGRLDELMERGS; from the coding sequence ATGGCAAGGCTGACAGTATACAGCACCGGGCACTGCCCGATCTGCGATAAATCCAAGGCGCTGCTCGCAAAATGGGGCATCGCCTATGACGAGATCCGCATCGACGGCGATCCCGCCGCGCTGCGCGAGTTCAGCCGCATCACCCAGGGGGCCCGCATGGTACCCCAGTTCACCGTCGACGGGGAATGGATCGGCGGTTTCGCCGACCTCACCGAACTGCACATGGAGGGCCGGCTCGACGAGTTGATGGAGAGGGGTTCCTGA
- a CDS encoding rhodanese-like domain-containing protein, giving the protein MSDAPKGLMEFVKDAKSRIKEVDGDQLESMKQERPDLMILDVRESSEHESAHIEGAMLIPRGILEAAADTRYPKHSEVLVNARSQPVVVYCASGGRSAMAADTLQQMGFQEVYSLAGGIEQWEKDSRPLVREARYV; this is encoded by the coding sequence ATGTCCGACGCCCCGAAAGGCCTGATGGAATTCGTCAAGGACGCCAAGTCCCGCATCAAGGAGGTCGACGGCGACCAGCTCGAATCGATGAAGCAGGAGCGCCCAGACCTGATGATCCTTGACGTGCGCGAGTCCAGCGAGCACGAATCGGCCCACATCGAGGGGGCCATGCTGATCCCGCGCGGCATCCTGGAGGCCGCGGCCGATACCCGCTATCCCAAGCATTCCGAAGTCCTGGTCAATGCCCGCAGCCAGCCGGTGGTGGTGTACTGCGCCTCCGGCGGGCGCTCGGCCATGGCCGCCGACACCCTGCAGCAGATGGGCTTTCAGGAGGTCTACAGCCTGGCCGGCGGCATCGAGCAGTGGGAGAAGGACAGCCGCCCCCTGGTGCGCGAGGCGCGTTACGTCTGA
- a CDS encoding response regulator, with the protein MALWSLKGRTILVVDDFPEMRSMLRSMLAMYGADAIEQARNGEEAIEKMQARPFEIVLCDYNLGEGKDGQQVLEEAKHRDLLPYDSTFVMVTAENTSEMVMGALEYQPDAYLSKPVTKTVLQARLKKLLDKKAQMAPVAKALARHDYNQVIALCDRFIEQGTKFRYELLKLKTDMLLNIGEFDQAEALVTRVLDDRELPWARMGLGRVRFHRQDYEEAIATFDAVIEQQRNFVAAYDWRARALERKGDVAAAQESLQQAVSVSPKSLQRQRALADIADSNQDYATTEKARRQALRVGRGSVLRQPTDYSGLARALVKQGSAKEGLKVLDQLRHECREDPRTGLVAAVAESGVQQALGNAAQAAAALESALELAAGQPELLTDAVGNELVQTCLEQGRTEQAHEVARSLVKNNHDDEDVLNRLSMIYREAGLAEAGDDLIRSTREEVVELNNEGVALVNAGRIEESIDFFSNAVKVMPNNAVFNLNAAHSLILFMKHSGPSREHLTRALDYIRAAEGDEIHRDWRNNLMRACRSMAGAIQNG; encoded by the coding sequence ATGGCGTTGTGGAGCCTCAAAGGCAGAACCATCCTGGTGGTGGACGACTTTCCCGAGATGCGCTCGATGCTGCGCAGCATGCTCGCGATGTACGGTGCCGATGCGATTGAGCAGGCCCGCAACGGGGAAGAGGCCATCGAGAAGATGCAGGCCCGACCCTTCGAGATCGTGCTGTGCGACTACAACCTGGGCGAGGGCAAAGACGGCCAGCAGGTGCTGGAGGAGGCCAAGCACCGGGACCTGCTGCCCTATGACAGCACCTTCGTGATGGTGACCGCCGAGAACACCTCCGAGATGGTCATGGGGGCGCTGGAATACCAGCCCGACGCCTATCTGTCCAAGCCGGTCACCAAGACGGTGCTGCAGGCGCGGCTGAAGAAGCTGCTGGACAAGAAGGCGCAGATGGCGCCGGTGGCAAAGGCGCTGGCGCGTCACGATTACAACCAGGTCATCGCCCTGTGTGATCGCTTCATCGAGCAGGGGACCAAGTTCCGCTACGAACTGCTCAAGCTCAAGACCGACATGCTGCTCAACATCGGCGAGTTCGATCAGGCCGAGGCGCTGGTCACCCGGGTGCTCGACGACCGCGAACTGCCCTGGGCGCGCATGGGGCTGGGCAGGGTCCGGTTTCATCGCCAGGATTACGAAGAGGCGATCGCCACCTTCGACGCGGTGATCGAACAGCAGCGCAATTTCGTCGCGGCCTATGACTGGCGGGCGCGGGCGCTGGAGCGCAAGGGCGATGTGGCCGCGGCGCAGGAAAGCCTGCAGCAGGCAGTCAGTGTCTCGCCCAAGTCGCTGCAGCGCCAGCGCGCGCTGGCCGACATTGCCGATTCCAATCAGGACTACGCCACCACCGAGAAGGCCCGCCGCCAGGCGCTGCGGGTCGGACGCGGGTCGGTGCTGCGTCAGCCCACGGATTACAGCGGCCTGGCCCGGGCCCTGGTCAAGCAGGGCAGCGCGAAGGAAGGGCTCAAGGTGCTGGACCAGCTGCGTCACGAATGCCGGGAGGATCCCCGCACCGGGCTGGTCGCGGCCGTGGCCGAGAGCGGCGTGCAGCAGGCGCTGGGCAACGCAGCGCAGGCCGCCGCCGCGCTGGAATCGGCGCTGGAACTGGCCGCCGGGCAGCCCGAACTGCTCACCGACGCGGTCGGCAACGAGCTGGTTCAGACCTGTCTCGAGCAGGGGCGCACCGAGCAGGCCCACGAGGTGGCGCGCAGCCTGGTCAAGAACAATCACGACGATGAGGATGTGCTCAATCGCCTGTCCATGATCTATCGCGAGGCCGGCCTGGCCGAGGCCGGCGACGACCTCATCCGCAGCACGCGCGAGGAGGTGGTCGAACTCAACAATGAAGGCGTTGCGCTGGTCAACGCCGGCAGGATCGAGGAGTCCATCGACTTCTTCTCCAACGCCGTCAAGGTCATGCCCAACAATGCCGTGTTCAACCTCAATGCCGCGCACTCCCTGATTCTGTTCATGAAGCACAGCGGGCCCAGCCGGGAGCATCTCACCCGCGCACTGGATTACATCCGGGCCGCCGAGGGTGATGAAATCCATCGCGACTGGCGCAACAACCTCATGCGCGCCTGCCGCAGCATGGCGGGCGCCATTCAGAACGGCTGA
- a CDS encoding sensor histidine kinase produces MSTEPEPYDFSLILANSVHDMKNSVGMLIGALDELGGGEAAIDDPALRDMSKLRYEAKRLNANLIQLLALYKINELGYALNIVENDVEEVIEECFLEQEAFMELQGVVFEMDCDPELVWFFDRELVSSVLNSVINNAYRYTRDRIRIGAGTVDGRLALFVEDNGPGYPDAMQVNSAPDLGQAIDFKSGSTGLGLYFTATIARMHQHKDREGYIELANTGIDGGGRFTLYLP; encoded by the coding sequence ATGTCCACCGAACCGGAGCCCTATGACTTCTCCCTGATCCTGGCCAACTCCGTGCACGACATGAAGAACTCGGTCGGCATGCTGATCGGGGCGCTGGACGAACTCGGCGGCGGCGAAGCCGCGATCGATGATCCCGCCCTGCGCGACATGAGCAAGCTGCGCTACGAGGCCAAGCGGCTCAATGCCAACCTGATCCAGCTGCTGGCCCTGTACAAGATCAATGAACTCGGTTATGCCCTGAACATCGTCGAGAACGACGTCGAGGAGGTGATCGAGGAGTGCTTTCTCGAGCAGGAGGCCTTCATGGAACTGCAGGGCGTGGTGTTCGAAATGGACTGCGATCCCGAACTGGTCTGGTTCTTCGACCGCGAACTGGTCAGCAGTGTGCTCAACAGCGTGATCAACAACGCCTACCGCTATACCCGCGATCGCATCCGCATCGGCGCCGGAACCGTCGACGGCCGGCTGGCCCTGTTCGTGGAGGACAACGGGCCGGGCTATCCCGATGCCATGCAGGTCAATTCCGCCCCCGATCTGGGTCAGGCGATCGACTTCAAGAGCGGCTCAACCGGCCTGGGGCTGTATTTCACCGCCACCATCGCCCGCATGCACCAGCACAAGGACCGGGAAGGCTATATCGAACTGGCCAATACCGGCATCGACGGCGGCGGGCGCTTTACCCTCTATCTGCCCTGA
- the moaB gene encoding molybdenum cofactor biosynthesis protein B: MPDFIPLNIAVLTVSDTRSEADDTSGRALVERLEAAGHRLAAKAIEPDDIYRIRARVSGWIADPDVHVVITTGGTGVTGRDGTPEAIQVLLDKEIEGFGEVFRMLSYEEIGTSTLQSRALAGVANATYVFCLPGSSGACRTGWDKLIQQQLDIRTRPCNLAQLIPRLRE; this comes from the coding sequence ATGCCCGATTTCATTCCCCTCAATATCGCCGTACTCACCGTCTCCGACACGCGCAGCGAGGCCGACGACACCTCGGGCCGCGCTCTGGTCGAGCGCCTGGAGGCCGCCGGCCACCGGCTGGCCGCGAAGGCCATCGAGCCCGACGACATCTACCGCATCCGCGCCCGCGTTTCAGGCTGGATCGCCGACCCCGACGTGCATGTCGTGATCACCACCGGCGGCACCGGGGTGACCGGGCGCGACGGCACGCCGGAGGCGATTCAGGTACTGCTGGACAAGGAGATCGAGGGCTTCGGCGAGGTCTTCCGCATGCTCTCCTATGAGGAGATCGGCACCTCCACCCTGCAGTCGCGGGCGCTGGCCGGGGTGGCCAACGCCACCTATGTGTTCTGTCTGCCCGGCTCCAGCGGCGCCTGCCGCACCGGCTGGGACAAGCTGATCCAGCAGCAGCTGGACATCCGCACCCGTCCCTGCAACCTGGCTCAACTCATCCCGCGGCTGCGCGAGTGA